A single window of Leptospira semungkisensis DNA harbors:
- the metG gene encoding methionine--tRNA ligase codes for MRAESKRKILVTSALPYANGPIHLGHVLEAIQTDIFVRYQKTAGHECHFFCADDTHGTPIMLAARKEGISPEQLIDRVRTEHYRDLSGFLVEYDNYYTTNSEENRILSEEIYLSLKQRGHIAEREIEQAYCDTDKMFLPDRFIKGTCPNCGSPDQYGDSCEVCGATYSPKDLKNSHCSLCGTPPVSRNSKHIFFKLGDFEKYLSGWVESETHVADGVRKKLKEWFEAGLQDWDISRDGPYFGFKIPGEVEKYFYVWLDAPIGYMASSLNFFKGDRKIFDSFWKDEKAEIFHFIGKDILYFHTLFWPATLEGSGYRSPSQVHVHGFITVNGEKMSKSRGTFIKAEGYLKHLDPEHLRFYLAGKLGAGMDDLDLSFDDYTAKVNSDFVGNFVNLVSRVSTSILDKLDRKLGNLSEEGRKILEELKASESKIREWYETRNYTRVMKECSRLGDVANKYVNDLAPWIQIKTDVELARETVTVALNAARILSIYLYPVAPKAGEKVYKLLGLDKKPEFADLSSDLEETKVAAYEMITKRVEEKAIQTMLEENASQTAKPETSPSPKTEGVANLSEISIEELSKVDLRVGKILEAGPVDGADKLVQVKLDLGALGTKNVFAGIKAAYKPEDLVGLSIVAVANLKARKMKFGISEAMLLAAGEGESLSLFIPHRGAQPGDKLK; via the coding sequence GTGAGAGCCGAATCAAAACGTAAGATTCTCGTTACTTCTGCTTTGCCATACGCTAACGGTCCCATCCACTTAGGACACGTATTAGAAGCAATTCAAACCGATATCTTTGTTCGTTATCAAAAGACTGCAGGTCATGAATGTCATTTTTTCTGTGCGGATGATACTCACGGCACGCCCATTATGTTGGCCGCGAGAAAAGAAGGTATCAGTCCGGAGCAATTGATCGATCGAGTAAGGACCGAACATTATCGAGATCTATCCGGATTCTTGGTAGAATATGATAATTATTATACTACTAACTCAGAAGAAAATCGAATCCTTTCTGAAGAGATTTATCTTTCTTTAAAGCAAAGAGGGCATATCGCAGAAAGAGAGATCGAACAGGCTTATTGCGATACTGACAAGATGTTTCTTCCGGATCGCTTTATTAAAGGAACCTGTCCAAACTGTGGCAGTCCGGATCAGTATGGTGATAGCTGCGAAGTCTGTGGCGCTACGTATTCCCCCAAAGATCTTAAGAATTCTCATTGCTCTTTATGCGGGACACCACCCGTTAGTCGCAATTCTAAACATATCTTCTTTAAGCTGGGTGATTTCGAGAAATATCTATCCGGTTGGGTAGAAAGCGAAACTCATGTCGCCGATGGAGTTCGCAAGAAACTTAAGGAATGGTTCGAAGCAGGTCTTCAAGACTGGGATATCTCTAGGGACGGACCTTATTTCGGGTTCAAGATCCCTGGCGAAGTAGAAAAGTATTTTTATGTTTGGCTGGATGCTCCTATCGGTTACATGGCATCTAGTTTAAATTTCTTTAAAGGTGATCGAAAGATATTCGATTCCTTTTGGAAGGATGAGAAGGCAGAGATCTTCCATTTTATCGGTAAGGATATTCTATATTTCCATACTTTATTCTGGCCTGCGACTTTAGAGGGAAGCGGATATCGTTCCCCTTCTCAAGTGCATGTTCATGGTTTCATCACTGTGAACGGTGAGAAGATGTCTAAATCGAGAGGCACTTTCATCAAGGCAGAAGGTTATCTGAAGCATCTGGATCCTGAGCATCTTCGCTTTTATTTGGCGGGAAAGCTAGGCGCCGGAATGGACGATCTGGATCTTTCTTTCGATGATTATACTGCAAAAGTAAACTCGGACTTCGTAGGAAATTTCGTAAATCTGGTCTCCAGGGTTTCCACTTCTATATTAGATAAACTTGATAGAAAATTAGGAAATCTAAGTGAAGAAGGTCGCAAGATCCTGGAGGAACTCAAGGCCTCCGAATCCAAGATCAGAGAATGGTATGAGACTAGAAATTATACCAGAGTGATGAAGGAATGTTCCCGTCTGGGAGATGTCGCAAACAAGTATGTGAACGATCTTGCTCCTTGGATCCAGATCAAGACGGATGTGGAGCTTGCGAGAGAGACTGTTACTGTAGCTCTGAATGCTGCACGCATTCTATCTATCTATCTCTATCCTGTTGCACCTAAGGCAGGAGAGAAAGTATATAAGCTTTTAGGCTTGGATAAGAAGCCTGAGTTTGCGGATCTTTCTTCTGATCTGGAAGAAACGAAAGTTGCCGCATACGAAATGATCACTAAACGTGTAGAGGAAAAAGCGATTCAAACTATGTTGGAAGAAAACGCAAGCCAAACTGCTAAGCCGGAGACTTCTCCTTCTCCTAAGACCGAAGGAGTGGCGAATCTCTCTGAGATCTCCATCGAAGAATTGAGCAAGGTAGATCTGAGAGTGGGCAAGATACTCGAAGCAGGTCCTGTAGACGGAGCTGATAAGCTTGTCCAAGTGAAATTGGATCTTGGCGCTCTCGGAACGAAGAACGTTTTTGCAGGAATCAAGGCGGCATATAAGCCGGAGGATCTTGTAGGCTTAAGTATCGTAGCTGTTGCAAACTTGAAAGCTAGAAAGATGAAGTTTGGAATTTCCGAAGCAATGCTTTTGGCCGCAGGAGAAGGTGAGAGCTTAAGTCTTTTCATTCCTCATCGCGGAGCCCAGCCTGGCGATAAGCTGAAATAA
- a CDS encoding ethanolamine ammonia-lyase subunit EutB, with the protein MGYKTVLGTKTYSFPDLKSLLAKASPLRSGDELAGVAASTQEERIAAQMALADLHLSEFLNIELVPSESDEVTRLILESHDKVAFSSISSFTVGELRDFLLSEKTDSIAISKIRDGLTPEMLAAVSKLMSNQDLILAARKSPVITKFRNTLGLPGRLATRLQPNHPTDDPKGIAASILDGLLLGSGDAVIGINPATDNVPTVIALLEMLDAIIQKYSIPTQSCILCHVTTSMKAMEAGAPLDLVFQSIGGTEALNKSFGVDLSILAESQQMALELKRGTVGNNVMYFETGQGSALSAGAHFGIDQQTLEARAYAVAKKFDPLLVNTVVGFIGPEYLYNGKQILRAGLEDHFCGKLMGLPMGVDICYTNHADADQDDMDNLLTLLGAAGCNYIMGVPGADDVMLSYQSTSFHDALYLRQVFGLRPAPEFETWLLESGLFDQAQAFLPKENKGQFLLEGILGESSR; encoded by the coding sequence ATGGGATATAAAACCGTTTTAGGAACAAAGACTTACTCCTTTCCGGATCTGAAAAGCCTTCTCGCTAAGGCGAGTCCCTTGCGATCGGGGGATGAGCTTGCGGGAGTCGCTGCCTCCACCCAAGAGGAAAGGATCGCCGCGCAAATGGCCTTGGCCGATCTTCATTTATCAGAATTTTTGAATATAGAATTGGTCCCTTCCGAGAGCGACGAAGTGACCAGACTTATCTTGGAGTCTCATGACAAGGTAGCATTCTCTTCTATTTCTTCTTTTACCGTAGGAGAACTGCGTGATTTTCTGTTGAGTGAAAAGACGGATTCGATCGCGATCTCTAAGATCAGGGATGGCCTTACTCCGGAAATGCTTGCGGCAGTTTCCAAACTCATGTCTAATCAGGATCTGATCCTCGCAGCTAGAAAGTCTCCGGTGATTACTAAGTTTAGAAATACCTTAGGGTTGCCAGGACGACTCGCGACCCGATTGCAGCCAAACCATCCAACTGACGATCCTAAAGGAATTGCGGCGAGCATCTTGGATGGCCTTCTTTTGGGAAGTGGGGATGCAGTGATTGGGATCAATCCTGCAACAGATAATGTTCCCACAGTGATCGCTCTTTTGGAAATGTTGGATGCAATCATCCAAAAATATTCGATTCCGACTCAATCATGCATTCTTTGTCATGTGACCACTTCGATGAAGGCGATGGAGGCAGGAGCTCCTTTGGATCTGGTATTTCAATCCATCGGTGGAACAGAAGCTTTGAATAAAAGTTTCGGAGTGGATCTGAGTATCTTGGCGGAATCTCAGCAAATGGCTCTTGAATTAAAAAGAGGAACTGTTGGAAATAATGTGATGTATTTTGAGACAGGGCAGGGGAGCGCATTGTCTGCAGGTGCTCATTTCGGTATCGACCAGCAGACCTTAGAAGCAAGAGCTTACGCGGTCGCGAAGAAATTCGATCCTCTCTTAGTGAATACTGTAGTTGGGTTCATTGGTCCCGAATATCTATATAATGGAAAACAAATATTAAGAGCCGGGTTAGAGGATCATTTTTGTGGAAAGCTGATGGGACTTCCTATGGGCGTGGATATTTGTTATACAAATCATGCGGATGCGGATCAGGATGATATGGATAATCTTCTTACTTTGCTCGGAGCTGCAGGATGTAATTATATTATGGGAGTTCCCGGGGCAGATGACGTTATGCTATCTTATCAAAGTACTTCCTTTCATGATGCCTTGTATCTACGGCAAGTCTTCGGCCTACGGCCGGCTCCTGAGTTCGAAACATGGCTTTTGGAATCCGGCTTATTCGACCAAGCACAGGCTTTTTTACCTAAGGAGAATAAGGGACAATTCTTATTAGAAGGTATCCTAGGAGAAAGTTCTAGATGA
- a CDS encoding DUF1566 domain-containing protein → MRRVILFLVCIFALPIFSAPFTDNGDGTVTDSATSLVWQQCSSGLSGSTCSTGTASTYTWQNALSYCNTLSLSSKSWRVPSINELKSIIDRSRVAPTISQTFFPEASSSTALWSSTTDINSGSGNAWSVSFADGSVTSGVKTGTLKVRCVAGP, encoded by the coding sequence ATGAGAAGAGTCATCTTATTCCTAGTTTGTATTTTTGCTCTGCCAATCTTCTCGGCCCCGTTTACGGACAATGGGGATGGAACGGTTACCGATTCTGCGACTTCTCTGGTTTGGCAGCAATGTTCTTCCGGATTAAGCGGTTCGACTTGTTCTACCGGAACTGCCAGCACGTATACATGGCAAAACGCATTATCTTATTGTAATACTCTTTCTCTTTCGAGTAAATCTTGGAGAGTGCCTAGTATCAATGAGTTGAAGAGTATTATAGATAGGAGCAGGGTTGCTCCAACGATTAGTCAGACTTTCTTTCCGGAAGCATCTTCTAGTACAGCGCTTTGGTCTTCTACTACCGATATCAACTCAGGTTCCGGAAATGCTTGGAGTGTATCCTTTGCTGATGGTTCGGTTACCTCTGGCGTAAAAACAGGTACTCTAAAAGTACGATGCGTGGCTGGTCCTTAA
- the eat gene encoding ethanolamine permease, producing the protein MEEKEELNRSLGPWLLWGLGVGYVISGMYFGWNLGLPVGGTLGLGIATILIILLYVCFSFSYTELACMIPKAGGAFDYAREALGNRWAYLVGTAQLIEFLFAPPAIAAAIGAYFSLFLPGIDPVWIAIFAYLFFTALNILGVKSAASFELGVTILAVFELLLFSALTLPSFSWEKFSMDPLPNGWSGALASLPFAVWFFLAIEGVANVAEETKDPQKNILIGFGSALGTLVLLCALVFFSSVGVGGWQMIVYSVPGGPASDYPLPLALRKLYGESGWAFHLLITIGLFGLIASFHGIILAGSRASFEFGRAKFLPSFFGKVHPRFKTPANALIANTAFGIGALLTGKTAELITLSAFGALLLYLGSMISFFILRRREPERERPFVVPGKLWMPSIALLLSALVLAITAWQHPKLFGVFALILLSGLVWARKLLFKERVSE; encoded by the coding sequence ATGGAAGAAAAAGAAGAATTAAATAGAAGTCTCGGGCCTTGGTTGCTTTGGGGTTTGGGAGTGGGATACGTGATCTCCGGAATGTATTTCGGATGGAATCTGGGGTTGCCAGTAGGCGGAACCCTGGGTTTGGGAATTGCTACTATACTCATCATTCTGCTATATGTATGCTTTTCCTTTAGTTATACTGAGCTTGCATGCATGATCCCAAAGGCAGGCGGAGCCTTTGACTATGCAAGAGAGGCTTTAGGAAATCGTTGGGCCTACTTGGTGGGCACGGCTCAATTGATAGAATTTTTGTTTGCACCTCCTGCGATTGCCGCTGCCATCGGAGCTTATTTCTCTCTTTTTCTGCCAGGGATCGATCCAGTATGGATTGCGATCTTTGCTTATCTATTCTTTACAGCCTTGAATATCTTGGGAGTAAAGTCTGCTGCATCGTTCGAGTTAGGAGTTACAATATTAGCAGTTTTTGAATTACTCTTATTCTCTGCATTGACCTTGCCTAGCTTTTCTTGGGAAAAATTCTCAATGGATCCTTTGCCAAATGGTTGGTCCGGGGCACTCGCCTCTTTGCCATTTGCAGTCTGGTTCTTTTTAGCGATCGAAGGTGTAGCAAATGTCGCAGAAGAAACCAAGGACCCTCAAAAGAATATCCTCATCGGTTTTGGATCCGCACTCGGGACGTTAGTATTATTGTGTGCTCTGGTTTTCTTTTCTTCCGTAGGAGTGGGGGGATGGCAGATGATTGTTTATTCGGTGCCTGGAGGTCCTGCCTCTGATTATCCTCTTCCTCTCGCCTTACGAAAATTATATGGAGAAAGCGGATGGGCATTTCATTTGTTGATCACGATCGGATTGTTCGGGCTCATCGCATCTTTTCATGGAATTATTCTAGCAGGAAGCAGGGCGAGCTTCGAATTTGGAAGGGCAAAATTTTTGCCTTCTTTCTTTGGGAAGGTTCATCCTAGATTTAAGACTCCCGCGAATGCTCTAATTGCAAATACTGCATTCGGAATCGGAGCTTTACTTACGGGAAAGACAGCGGAGTTGATCACACTTTCTGCATTCGGAGCATTGCTGCTATACTTAGGCTCTATGATCAGCTTTTTTATTTTGAGAAGAAGGGAGCCCGAGAGAGAAAGACCATTCGTTGTACCGGGCAAATTGTGGATGCCTTCTATCGCTCTTTTATTATCGGCATTGGTGCTTGCAATCACTGCATGGCAACATCCAAAATTATTCGGGGTCTTTGCATTGATCTTGCTCAGCGGGCTCGTATGGGCGAGAAAGCTTCTTTTTAAAGAAAGAGTTTCCGAATAA
- a CDS encoding DUF1566 domain-containing protein has product MILLFGLLGRGSVSHLPSPGQPINLNGGEGSSTGTVTDVNGDGKPDGISTGNNGIPDIPLIDTNGDGVADAVDANGDGVADYYLCFHDGVTTLTLGPNCTGGQVTVVPGVGYDTTNDGVSNPDNTILQSIANDVTAPSSSIHPGAGTFASAQDVTITCSDNVAPGNIAYTTNGDTPTFSPIHGQIGGPPKVTFSVGSGGNGSYTIKYLCRDLAGNLQAGVQTAVFVIDDHLPDITTSNLNSQYVSNSSGAITAATFNWSSNRDGTYTIRLNSTSCTDGTVLEGPSSVTNSVSNSANINASSLSVGSNTLRICVIDAISTQTGQKLVDITRDDTSPSVTPNPTAGDYSSTQSVFLSCSDSSAGCDKIVYTTNSSDPTMTGSSGSITNGTKFTSSISAADSSITEIRYIARDNAGNVSSVVSSTYTVDSTVANVSITSASSSSLVSASSSATISWHSDKGGSYQLRIGGTDCSSGTALSNGGGNSNVTGTVSAGTTDTTSTIQNSSFSEGANTVRVCVSNLIGNFGSSTRTVTKDSTPPSVQSSTPADTSTGVAPNPGNITVVFSEDMKTDGSNPTLTVNLFTVDGTSSATGSTTNGTTFTWTDSKTLKIKLSWINFPENVKISYTLSTAELQDLAGNAISSFSAISFTTTVRQKNRSIADTGLTNCYNATTSISCGDSSFPRQDGDFSNTPSTRNFSGPTLNATFTSDATVKDNLTSLSWRNCITGKSSGTTCSSGTNTTGAWLSAVNLCAQYNVMNLGSGFAGKTNWRLPSSDELDTLPNYSLDAGTVSKIPSTLFANATNSTIYWSSTAYLGTGDKAYFLNGQGVVGFTNKTTATPIVLCVSE; this is encoded by the coding sequence ATGATTCTCCTCTTCGGTTTATTGGGAAGGGGAAGTGTGAGTCATCTTCCTTCTCCTGGACAACCGATCAATCTGAATGGAGGAGAAGGTTCTTCTACCGGTACTGTTACGGATGTGAACGGAGACGGAAAGCCGGATGGAATCTCTACTGGAAATAATGGCATTCCTGATATTCCTCTAATCGATACTAATGGGGACGGAGTTGCTGATGCAGTGGATGCAAATGGGGATGGTGTTGCAGATTACTATCTTTGCTTTCATGATGGGGTCACTACTTTAACTCTTGGACCGAATTGCACGGGTGGACAGGTCACTGTGGTTCCCGGAGTAGGTTATGATACTACGAATGATGGTGTCTCGAATCCGGACAATACCATATTGCAAAGCATTGCGAATGACGTAACTGCCCCTAGTTCTTCTATCCATCCTGGAGCAGGGACTTTTGCGTCCGCGCAGGACGTTACGATTACTTGCTCCGATAATGTGGCTCCCGGAAATATTGCTTATACTACAAACGGAGACACTCCTACGTTTTCTCCGATCCATGGCCAAATAGGCGGACCTCCTAAGGTTACCTTCTCTGTGGGGTCAGGGGGAAATGGATCCTACACGATCAAATATTTGTGTAGAGATCTCGCCGGAAATCTGCAAGCCGGTGTGCAAACTGCAGTCTTCGTGATAGACGATCATTTGCCGGATATCACCACTTCAAATTTGAATTCTCAGTATGTTAGTAATTCCAGCGGTGCGATCACCGCTGCTACATTCAATTGGTCTTCCAATCGGGATGGAACGTATACGATCCGATTGAACTCTACTTCTTGCACGGATGGAACCGTTTTAGAAGGCCCTTCTTCCGTTACGAATTCGGTTAGCAATTCTGCGAATATCAATGCGAGTTCTCTTTCTGTCGGATCGAATACGCTTAGGATTTGTGTGATTGATGCGATCAGTACTCAGACTGGCCAAAAATTGGTGGATATAACTAGGGACGATACTTCTCCTTCTGTGACTCCGAATCCGACTGCCGGAGATTATTCTTCTACCCAAAGTGTTTTCTTGTCTTGCTCCGATTCGAGTGCAGGCTGCGATAAGATCGTTTATACTACGAATAGTTCTGATCCTACAATGACTGGCTCTTCCGGAAGTATTACGAATGGGACCAAGTTTACTTCTTCTATCTCCGCTGCGGATAGCTCCATTACAGAAATACGATATATCGCAAGGGACAATGCAGGGAATGTTTCTTCTGTGGTATCTTCTACCTATACTGTGGATTCGACCGTTGCAAATGTAAGTATTACTTCTGCAAGTAGTTCCAGTTTGGTTTCTGCATCCAGTTCCGCCACGATCAGTTGGCATAGCGATAAGGGGGGAAGTTACCAGTTGCGGATCGGAGGAACGGATTGCTCCAGCGGAACAGCATTGTCTAACGGCGGTGGAAATTCCAACGTGACCGGGACAGTGAGTGCTGGAACAACGGATACGACTTCTACGATCCAAAACTCTTCTTTCAGTGAAGGAGCAAATACTGTGCGTGTTTGCGTTTCCAACCTGATCGGTAATTTCGGTTCTAGCACTCGAACGGTAACTAAGGATTCAACTCCTCCTTCGGTGCAGTCTTCTACTCCTGCGGATACGAGTACAGGAGTGGCTCCGAATCCAGGAAACATTACCGTTGTGTTTAGCGAGGACATGAAGACAGACGGTTCGAATCCTACTCTGACAGTGAATCTTTTCACAGTGGATGGAACTTCTTCTGCTACAGGCTCGACTACGAATGGGACGACCTTTACCTGGACAGATTCCAAGACTTTAAAGATCAAACTCTCCTGGATCAATTTCCCTGAGAATGTGAAGATCAGTTATACATTGAGTACTGCAGAGTTACAGGATCTTGCAGGAAATGCGATCTCTTCTTTCAGTGCGATCAGTTTTACTACTACTGTGCGTCAGAAGAATCGATCGATCGCGGATACGGGACTCACGAATTGTTATAATGCTACCACCTCGATTTCCTGCGGGGATTCCAGTTTCCCAAGGCAGGACGGTGATTTCTCGAATACTCCTTCTACCAGAAATTTCAGCGGTCCTACTTTGAATGCGACGTTTACGAGCGACGCTACTGTGAAAGACAATCTAACCAGTCTATCTTGGAGAAACTGTATTACTGGAAAAAGTTCAGGCACGACCTGCTCGAGTGGCACGAATACCACTGGGGCTTGGCTGAGCGCAGTCAACCTCTGTGCCCAGTACAATGTGATGAACTTAGGAAGCGGCTTTGCGGGTAAAACGAATTGGAGACTCCCTTCTTCCGATGAATTGGATACTCTTCCGAATTACAGTTTGGATGCAGGAACAGTGAGTAAGATTCCGAGCACCTTATTTGCGAACGCCACCAATAGTACGATTTATTGGTCTTCTACTGCGTATCTTGGAACAGGAGATAAGGCTTACTTCTTGAATGGGCAAGGAGTCGTAGGATTTACTAACAAGACTACCGCGACCCCAATCGTTCTATGTGTGAGCGAATAG
- a CDS encoding TerB family tellurite resistance protein — protein sequence MERVSSLASKVLPGHEFYEKFQKSLDRETEIFQLKMNYAKVLVSLWSYSCHADGVFHRKEGNLVGQMVKAMFDKDCIFDHHQDQKAEIIEELSEVFESPLPIKMITDFAEGNPVLAINFYEDAVCIVTADGKFTVREKEFLEDLSKELEISSMDKKNIDNKYAGDEE from the coding sequence ATGGAAAGGGTTTCGTCCTTGGCGAGTAAGGTTCTACCGGGCCATGAGTTCTATGAAAAATTTCAGAAGAGTCTGGATCGTGAGACCGAGATTTTTCAACTCAAGATGAATTATGCTAAGGTCTTAGTTAGCCTTTGGTCTTACTCTTGCCACGCTGATGGCGTCTTTCATAGAAAAGAAGGAAACTTGGTAGGACAAATGGTCAAGGCCATGTTCGATAAAGATTGTATCTTTGATCATCACCAAGATCAAAAAGCAGAGATCATCGAAGAATTATCTGAAGTTTTCGAATCCCCACTTCCCATCAAAATGATCACTGATTTTGCGGAAGGGAATCCAGTGCTCGCAATAAACTTTTACGAAGATGCAGTATGCATCGTGACTGCCGACGGAAAGTTCACCGTAAGAGAAAAAGAATTTTTAGAGGACCTATCGAAAGAATTAGAGATCTCCTCTATGGATAAGAAAAATATCGATAATAAATACGCGGGCGACGAAGAGTAA
- the ilvD gene encoding dihydroxy-acid dehydratase, whose amino-acid sequence MPQYRSRTSTHGRNMAGARALWRATGMKEGDFGKPIIAVANSFTQFVPGHVHLKDLGQMVAREIEKAGGVAKEFNTIAVDDGIAMGHGGMLYSLPSRDLIADSVEYMVNAHTADALICISNCDKITPGMLMASLRLNIPTVFVSGGPMEAGKVNWGGEIRKLDLVDAMVEAANPNVSDELVNQIERSACPTCGSCSGMFTANSMNCLTEALGLSLPGNGSTLATHADRKELFLTAGKLIVELAKRYYEQEDESVLPRNIATYEAFQNAMSLDVAMGGSTNTVLHILAAAHEAGINFKMHDIDLISRKVPCVCKVAPATQKYHMEDVHRAGGVIGILSELDRAGLIHRDIPTVHSETLGKALEEWDIVRQNANSKAYALFSAAPGGIPTTEAFSQDKRWPELDLDRANGCIRDVEHAYSQDGGLAVLYGNIAPEGCIVKTAGVDESIWKFKGRARVMESQEEAVAKILGNEVVEGDVVVIRYEGPKGGPGMQEMLYPTSYLKSKGLGKACALLTDGRFSGGTSGLSIGHVSPEAAAGGVIGLVEEGDIIEIDIPDRSIHLRVSDADLSDRRDKMNDKGKDAWKPKSRKRFVSAALRAYAALTTSAHTGAVRDVSQVEHT is encoded by the coding sequence ATGCCTCAATACAGATCCCGCACATCCACTCATGGAAGAAATATGGCCGGAGCAAGAGCCCTCTGGAGGGCCACCGGTATGAAAGAAGGCGATTTCGGAAAGCCGATCATCGCAGTCGCAAACTCGTTCACTCAGTTCGTTCCGGGACATGTTCACTTAAAAGATCTAGGCCAAATGGTCGCGAGAGAAATTGAAAAGGCGGGAGGCGTCGCCAAAGAATTCAATACTATCGCGGTAGATGATGGGATCGCGATGGGTCATGGGGGAATGTTATACTCTCTTCCTAGCCGAGATCTGATCGCGGACTCCGTAGAATATATGGTGAACGCACATACCGCAGATGCACTCATTTGTATTTCCAATTGCGATAAGATCACTCCGGGAATGCTAATGGCTTCCCTTCGATTGAACATTCCCACCGTATTCGTTTCAGGCGGCCCGATGGAAGCTGGAAAAGTAAACTGGGGAGGAGAGATCCGAAAATTGGATCTGGTGGATGCAATGGTAGAAGCCGCCAATCCAAATGTTTCCGACGAACTAGTAAATCAAATAGAAAGATCTGCCTGCCCTACTTGTGGATCCTGTTCCGGAATGTTTACTGCAAATTCAATGAACTGTCTCACAGAAGCGTTAGGCCTTTCTCTTCCGGGTAACGGATCCACTCTTGCTACTCATGCAGACAGAAAAGAATTATTCTTAACTGCCGGTAAACTCATCGTTGAACTTGCAAAACGTTATTATGAGCAAGAAGACGAATCCGTTCTTCCTAGAAACATTGCAACTTACGAAGCATTCCAAAACGCAATGAGTTTGGACGTAGCTATGGGAGGATCCACAAACACTGTGCTCCATATTCTCGCAGCTGCACACGAAGCTGGAATCAATTTCAAAATGCATGATATAGATCTCATTTCCAGAAAAGTTCCTTGCGTTTGTAAAGTAGCGCCTGCCACTCAAAAATATCATATGGAAGATGTTCATAGAGCAGGTGGAGTCATCGGCATACTTTCAGAATTGGATAGAGCAGGACTCATTCACAGAGACATTCCTACAGTTCATTCAGAAACATTAGGAAAAGCTTTAGAAGAATGGGATATCGTTCGCCAGAACGCAAACTCTAAGGCATACGCGTTATTCTCCGCAGCTCCTGGTGGAATTCCTACAACGGAAGCATTCTCCCAAGATAAACGTTGGCCTGAACTGGATTTGGATAGAGCAAACGGATGTATCCGAGATGTAGAACATGCATACTCACAGGATGGAGGACTTGCAGTTCTTTATGGAAACATCGCACCTGAAGGCTGTATCGTTAAGACCGCAGGAGTAGACGAGTCCATCTGGAAATTCAAAGGCAGAGCCAGAGTCATGGAAAGCCAAGAAGAAGCAGTCGCGAAGATCTTAGGCAACGAAGTGGTAGAAGGTGATGTTGTTGTAATTCGTTACGAAGGTCCAAAAGGCGGACCCGGTATGCAGGAAATGTTATATCCTACTTCTTATCTGAAATCCAAAGGTTTAGGAAAAGCATGTGCTCTCTTGACCGATGGAAGATTTTCCGGCGGAACCTCAGGACTCTCGATCGGACACGTTTCTCCGGAAGCGGCAGCCGGCGGAGTTATCGGCCTAGTCGAAGAAGGTGACATCATAGAGATAGATATCCCGGACAGATCCATTCATTTAAGAGTGAGTGATGCAGATCTTTCCGATCGTAGAGATAAAATGAACGATAAAGGAAAGGATGCTTGGAAACCTAAGTCCAGAAAAAGATTCGTTTCCGCCGCCTTAAGAGCCTATGCAGCATTGACTACTTCGGCCCATACCGGAGCGGTTAGAGACGTAAGCCAAGTAGAGCATACCTAA
- the eutC gene encoding ethanolamine ammonia-lyase subunit EutC — protein MIPWEEWKTLTSARIGLGRSGGSLPTKELLKFRLDHARARDAVLVEPDFRNLQNGLENLGKDLHLETISVESLARTREEYLLRPDLGRRLAEPSRAKLQSYKGEYDLAIVAADGLSAKALDSNLIPFLAVLLPILVYKKFRIGPFLLAKLGRVAIGDEIGECLQAKATVLLIGERPGLSSADSLGMYLTFDPKTGKTDESRNCISNIRPDGLDFRRAAEKTVYLLSESLRRGISGVDLKDEMKPDFLENQNSSKIEID, from the coding sequence ATGATCCCTTGGGAAGAATGGAAGACACTTACTTCTGCAAGGATAGGTCTTGGAAGATCGGGAGGTTCTCTTCCCACAAAGGAACTTTTAAAATTCAGATTGGATCATGCTAGGGCTAGGGATGCAGTCTTAGTAGAGCCCGATTTTCGGAATTTACAAAACGGTTTGGAGAATCTTGGAAAGGATCTTCATTTAGAGACCATCTCTGTTGAAAGCCTTGCCCGTACTAGAGAGGAATATCTTCTTCGACCGGATCTGGGGCGAAGACTTGCGGAACCTTCTCGTGCAAAGTTGCAGTCTTACAAGGGAGAGTATGATCTCGCGATCGTGGCTGCAGATGGACTTTCCGCAAAGGCATTGGATTCGAACCTGATTCCATTTCTTGCGGTCCTTCTACCAATCCTAGTATATAAGAAATTTAGAATAGGCCCCTTCCTATTGGCAAAGCTCGGGAGAGTAGCCATCGGAGATGAGATAGGAGAATGCTTACAGGCCAAGGCAACCGTTTTATTGATAGGAGAAAGACCAGGACTTAGTTCTGCAGATAGTTTGGGAATGTATCTTACCTTTGATCCGAAAACCGGAAAGACTGACGAAAGTAGGAACTGTATTTCCAATATACGGCCGGATGGTCTGGACTTCAGAAGAGCCGCGGAGAAGACAGTCTATCTTCTTTCAGAATCACTTAGAAGAGGGATATCTGGGGTGGATCTAAAGGATGAGATGAAGCCAGACTTCTTAGAGAATCAGAATTCATCGAAAATCGAAATCGATTGA